In one Gadus morhua chromosome 15, gadMor3.0, whole genome shotgun sequence genomic region, the following are encoded:
- the LOC115559499 gene encoding zinc transporter ZIP9 translates to MEGGIAILCLSVAMFFGCLVIGWIPLLIKLSDRSLQIVAILGAGLLCGTSLAIIIPEGTDLLHDTWKASETALVQNNSSGTTVVSFANRIPSRFYIGLSLVFGFIFMFVVDQLSLYFSTATRGSGCMPNNSGITASLGLVIHSAADGVALGAAVASPDMAVQVIVFVAVIMHKAPAAFGMVSFLIHMGVNKRLIQGHLLAFSAAAPIFAICTYFILTAVGGSTQSRLTATGVGMLFSGGTFLYVATVHVLPEVSSGHGHHLSPGDLQHLTEAVAEPRGPMGLLESLTFIGGAAIPVLLALGLQDD, encoded by the exons ATGGAGGGGGGAATCGCTATCTTATGTTTATCGGTTGCCATGTTTTTTGGATGTTTAGTAATCGGCTGGATTCCACTCTTAATCAAACTTTCTGAT CGAAGCCTACAAATTGTCGCGATCCTGGGAGCAGGTCTCCTGTGCGGGACATCTCTGGCGATCATCATCCCGGAGGGAACCGACCTTCTCCATGATACATGGAAAG CCTCTGAAACCGCACTTGTTCAAAACAACAGCAGTGGGACGACGGTGGTGTCGTTTGCCAACAGGATCCCCTCTCGGTTCTACATCGGCTTATCTCTAGTGTTCGGTTTCATCTTCATGTTTGTGGTGGATCAGCTCAGCCTCTACTTCTCCACGGCGACGCGCG GTTCAGGATGCATGCCCAACAACAGCGGCATCACTGCATCCTTGGGGCTAGTGATCCATAGTGCAG CCGATGGCGTGGCGCTGGGGGCGGCGGTGGCCTCTCCCGACATGGCGGTGCAGGTCATAGTGTTCGTGGCTGTCATCATGCACAAG GCCCCGGCGGCGTTTGGCATGGTCTCCTTCTTGATCCACATGGGGGTGAACAAGAGGCTGATACAGGGTCACCTGCTGGCCTTTTCGGCCGCTGCTCCTATTTTTGCCATCTGCACCTACTTCATCTTGACCGCG GTGGGTGGTTCTACCCAGAGCCGACTCACTGCTACGGGCGTGGGCATGCTGTTCTCAGGCGGGACCTTTCTGTACGTGGCCACCGTACACGTTCTCCCCGAGGTCAGCTCGGGCCATGGACACCACCTGTCGCCCGGGGACCTCCAGCACCTGACGGAGGCTGTCGCTGAACCCAGGGGGCCGATGGGTCTCTTGGAGAGTCTGACCTTTATCGGTGGAGCAGCCATTCCTGTTCTGCTGGCGCTCGGGCTGCAGGACGACTGA
- the LOC115559491 gene encoding coiled-coil domain-containing protein 177: MGEITQPVPKLVPHNLETSKADRSPHSRSGVKKPVELLIKSLNELVAESHEKPYEAVTVMHQTYEKERRKLLHLCREGREKIVKKAPDEKKSRAPLPPTQLPALVVVGRAVHESSRSDCCSPHTDGDDSSPPPQHSVAQGFIRSSSAVGKPPPSTTTTYKRKCALRSLRPRNHNNKNNNDDGGRLSTGSSHSLGDLRHSPATQTQLERLTGDIHQKMRVTVSEKDRKIAALMLVKRREEIGLLSLRKQGEHERQQARGEEAARRAQEEKGRRRRLRQSLQRWRQETEALGRSRERRHQELTSLRERQARLQEERWLRSREELEARRREASEAARTEAQSRKRCQEGLLRGREEVEQAGREKEARRAAEREQRARSGKATRERREKKRLSLENSRELLQHVLLRKRAEQQAKQAEAEARGAMERRLRRSREEQARASEGRRRELRERGSLQTEHIQQARAAAEQQSRQQLRHKLLLVQLSQRRTERAARQVSAQTRARAQQARQHNLGRRLCHQQLRERVRREEEARREAVESQVVAKERKRRELRAQRERTQEEARRAARASFLMRESVREQSVRRTFDRMALEAQLCARLAGVKL, encoded by the coding sequence ATGGGAGAAATAACGCAACCTGTCCCTAAGTTGGTTCCGCACAATTTGGAGACTTCCAAGGCAGATAGGAGTCCCCATTCAAGATCGGGTGTGAAGAAACCTGTAGAACTTCTGATCAAGTCCCTCAACGAGCTCGTCGCTGAAAGCCACGAAAAACCGTACGAGGCGGTAACAGTGATGCACCAGACCTACGAGAAGGAGCGCAGGAAGCTCCTGCACCTATGtcgagagggaagagagaaaatCGTCAAGAAGGCTCCGGACGAAAAAAAATCGCgggccccccttcccccaacgCAGCTCCCTGCTTTAGTAGTGGTCGGTAGGGCTGTCCACGAGAGCAGCAGGAGCGACTGTTGTTCTCCACACACTGACGGTGATGACAGCAGCCCGCCACCACAGCACTCTGTTGCGCAAGGATTCATCCGCAGCAGCAGCGCTGTGGGCAAACCCCCaccttctactactactacttacaAACGTAAGTGTGCGTTGAGATCCCTCAGACCGagaaaccacaacaacaagaacaacaacgaCGACGGCGGCAGGCTGTCCACCGGCAGCAGCCACAGTCTGGGTGACCTCAGACACTCCCCGGCCACTCAGACCCAGCTGGAGCGGCTCACGGGGGACATCCACCAGAAGATGCGCGTGACGGTGTCGGAGAAGGACCGCAAGATCGCCGCCCTCATGCTGGTCAAGCGCCGAGAGGAGATTGGCCTGCTGTCCCTCCGCAAGCAGGGGGAGCACGAGCGGCAGCAGGCCCGCGGCGAGGAGGCGGCGCGGCGGGCGCAGGAGgagaagggcaggaggaggaggctgaggcagAGCCTGCAGCGCTGGCGGCAGGAGACGGAGGCCCTGGGCCGGAGCAGGGAGCGGCGGCACCAGGAGTTGACGTCCCTGCGCGAGCGGCAGGCGCGGCTGCAGGAGGAGCGCTGGCTGAGGTccagggaggagctggaggcccgACGCCGTGAGGCGTCGGAGGCCGCCCGGACGGAGGCGCAGTCGCGCAAGCGCTGCCAGGAAGGGCTGCTCCGGGgccgggaggaggtggagcaggcggggagggagaaggaggcccgGCGGGCGGCGGAGCGGGAGCAGAGGGCCAGGAGCGGGAAGGCCACgcgggagaggagggagaagaagaggctgTCGCTGGAGAACAGCCGGGAGCTCCTGCAGCACGTTCTCCTCAGAAAGCGCGCGGAGCAGCAGGCGAAGCAGGCTGAGGCGGAGGCCAGGGGCGCCATGGAGCGGCGGCTCAGGCGCTCCCGGGAGGAGCAGGCACGGGCCTCGGAGGGGCGGCGCAGGGAGCTGCGGGAGCGGGGCTCCCTGCAGACGGAGCACATCCAGCAGGCTCGCGCCGCCGCCGAGCAGCAGAGCCGCCAGCAGCTCCGCCACAAGCTGCTGCTGGTGCAGCTCAGCCAGCGCCGCACGGAGCGCGCCGCGCGCCAGGTCTCGGCCCAGACCCGGGCCCGGGCCCAACAGGCCCGGCAGCACAACCTGGGCCGCCGCCTCTGCCACCAGCAGCTCCGGGAGCGGGtgcggagggaggaggaggcgcgcAGGGAGGCGGTGGAGAGCCAGGTGGTGGCCAAGGAGCGCAAGAGGAGGGAGCTGCGGGCGCAGCGGGAGCGCACGCAGGAGGAGGCGCGCCGGGCGGCTCGCGCCTCCTTCCTCATGAGGGAGAGCGTGAGGGAGCAGAGTGTGAGGCGGACGTTCGACCGCATGGCGCTGGAGGCCCAGCTCTGCGCCCGCTTGGCAGGAGTCAAGCTCTGA
- the nsmce4a gene encoding non-structural maintenance of chromosomes element 4 homolog A → MKRGRCTGSGDADPPQNGTSDDGMRVRDPEAGASNIDSLPDTNDEVDSAHRRDIRSKYRVLISSIQQNREDMLNNRDNKITEVLDEANTLFKEVHQAREAALDSQLLVVASDLGKEKASQLFSEGLSFDPSTFVQHTLLFMGLNWLEEEGESSDEGAATSHGSLPRNAWHRLARRAEACFQSTPAFHFIYGSFQAEPPPPKPRVERQRKAPTKEAKRIMPTQLKKMEESQQEATEKEVERILGYLQQYHNQDPTSPISYYEFVINPHSFSRTVENIFHTSFLVRDGLARMYMDEDKMPCIGPVEDGMLEEGRASARKQCVISITLQGWRELREDLDIQESMIQPPVAN, encoded by the exons ATGAAAAGAGGAAGGTGCACAGGCAGCGGCGATGCGGACCCGCCGCAGAACGGTACCTCCGACGACGGGATGCGGGTTCGAGACCCCGAAGCCGGGGCCAGCAACATTGACAGCCTGCCCGACACGAACGATGAGGTTGACTCGGCCCATAGAAGAGATATCAGGAGCAAATACCGGGTGCTGATCAGCAGCATTCAAC AGAACCGAGAGGATATGctgaataatcgtgataataAAATCACAGAAGTACTGGACGAAGCGAACACACTTTTTAAGGAAG TGCACCAAGCCAGAGAGGCAGCACTTGATTCCCAGCTGCTGGTGGTGGCATCGGACCTGGGCAAGGAGAAGGCCAGCCAGCTGTTCTCTGAAGGCCTCTCTTTCGACCCTTCTACCTTTGTCCAGCATACT CTGTTGTTCATGGGACTCAACTGGCtagaagaagagggggagagctcAGACGAAGGAGCGGCCACATCGCACGGCTCCCTTCCCCGGAATGCCTGGCACAGGCTGGCCCGCCGAGCCGAGGCGTGCTTCCAGAGCACCCCGGCCTTCCACTTCAT TTACGGCTCGTTCCAGGCAGAGCCCCCTCCCCCGAAGCCGCGGGTGGAGCGACAGAGGAAAGCTCCCACCAAGGAGGCCAAGAGGATCATGCCTACTCAG ttgaagaagatggaggagtcCCAACAGGAGGCcacggagaaggaggtggagaggatcCTGGGCTACTTGCAGCAGTACCACAATCAGGACC CCACTTCGCCGATCTCCTATTATGAGTTTGTCATCAACCCCCATTCGTTCTCTCGAACGGTGGAGAACATCTTCCATACGTCGTTCTTAGTCAGG GATGGTTTAGCAAGGATGTACATGGATGAGGACAAGATGCCCTGCATTG GTCCTGTGGAGGACGGTATGTTGGAAGAGGGCAGAGCCTCCGCCCGTAAACAGTGCGTCATTTCCATCACCCTGCAGGGCTGGAGG